Proteins co-encoded in one Christiangramia fulva genomic window:
- the ccoS gene encoding cbb3-type cytochrome oxidase assembly protein CcoS, protein MNIIYLLLAVSLVVALIFFVAFIFSVKSGQYDDVYTPSVRMLFDDEVKTKKKETSKKSNQ, encoded by the coding sequence ATGAATATCATTTATCTCTTACTTGCTGTTAGTCTTGTTGTTGCGCTGATCTTTTTTGTGGCCTTCATCTTTTCGGTGAAGAGCGGTCAGTATGACGATGTCTATACACCTTCGGTAAGAATGTTATTTGATGATGAGGTAAAAACCAAAAAAAAGGAAACATCAAAAAAGAGTAATCAATAA